The following coding sequences are from one Pseudomonadota bacterium window:
- the hslU gene encoding ATP-dependent protease ATPase subunit HslU gives MAHRQGAAQARGHDDRGRRGKDLHDIRHGRRARAGRRRHRDRLRRALRPLRCARSHGPHRPRRKEDRRGGDGDREQDLHLHQRPHTCCGTGPGADPMSEKNFTPREIVSELDRFIIGQGRAKRAVAIALRNRWRRRKVDAPLRDEIVPKNIIMIGSTGVGKTEIARRLARLAEAPFIKVEASKFTEVGYVGKDVESMIRELTEIAVKMVREEEGRRVKARASEQAEERLLDLLLPGQEAEPPQAPGAEESAADKRGATRERLREMLRRGELDRRSVELDGAPRAPRGPIEVVAATSLEEMSANLRDMLSNIVPSGRKRRKMKVTEALGFLADEEAGKLIDMDAVVKQAVERVEQNGIVFLDEIDKIASPRGEGRSFGPDVSREGVQRDILPIVEGSTVVTKYGVVKTDHILFIASGAFHVSKPSDLIPELQGRFPIRVELDTLTKDDFFRILTEPDNSLVKQYKAMMKTEGTQIEFDEQALREVSEIAAEVNAQLEDIGARRLHTVMEKLLEELSFTAPERSPQSVTIDRKYVSESLSDIVRDRDLSRYIL, from the coding sequence ATGGCGCACCGACAGGGTGCTGCGCAGGCTCGAGGCCATGATGATCGTGGCCGACGCGGAAAAGACCTTCACGATATCCGGCACGGGAGACGTGCTCGAGCCGGACGACGGCGTCACCGCGATCGGCTCCGGCGGGCCCTACGCCCTCTCCGCTGCGCGCGCTCTCATGGCCCACACCGCCCTCGACGCAAAGAGGATCGCCGAGGAGGCGATGGCGATCGCGAGCAGGATCTGCATCTACACCAACGACCGCATACATGTTGTGGGACTGGACCAGGCGCCGACCCCATGAGCGAGAAAAACTTCACGCCCCGCGAGATAGTTTCGGAGCTCGACCGCTTCATCATCGGCCAGGGCAGGGCCAAGCGCGCCGTGGCCATCGCGTTGCGCAACAGGTGGCGCAGGCGCAAGGTCGACGCCCCGCTGCGCGACGAGATCGTGCCGAAGAACATCATAATGATCGGCTCCACCGGCGTGGGCAAGACCGAGATCGCCCGCCGTCTCGCGAGGCTCGCCGAGGCGCCGTTCATCAAGGTCGAGGCCTCTAAGTTCACCGAGGTCGGCTACGTGGGCAAGGACGTGGAGTCCATGATCCGCGAGCTCACCGAGATCGCGGTGAAGATGGTTCGCGAGGAGGAGGGGCGCCGGGTCAAGGCCCGCGCGAGCGAGCAGGCGGAGGAGAGGCTGCTGGACCTGCTGCTGCCCGGGCAGGAGGCGGAGCCTCCGCAGGCCCCCGGCGCGGAGGAGTCGGCCGCGGACAAGCGCGGTGCCACCCGCGAGAGGCTGCGCGAGATGCTGAGGAGGGGCGAGCTCGACCGCCGCTCGGTCGAGCTGGACGGCGCGCCGCGCGCACCCCGCGGCCCGATCGAGGTCGTGGCCGCGACCAGCCTCGAGGAGATGAGCGCCAACCTCCGCGACATGCTCTCGAACATCGTCCCCTCGGGCCGCAAGCGCAGGAAGATGAAGGTGACCGAGGCGCTCGGGTTCCTCGCCGACGAGGAGGCGGGCAAGCTCATCGACATGGACGCGGTGGTGAAGCAGGCGGTGGAGAGGGTCGAACAGAACGGCATAGTGTTCCTCGACGAGATCGACAAGATCGCGAGCCCCAGGGGCGAGGGGCGATCCTTCGGCCCGGACGTCTCGCGGGAGGGCGTGCAGAGGGACATCCTCCCCATAGTGGAGGGCTCGACGGTCGTCACCAAGTACGGCGTGGTGAAGACCGACCACATACTCTTCATCGCCTCGGGCGCTTTCCACGTCTCCAAGCCGTCGGACCTCATTCCCGAGCTCCAGGGGCGCTTCCCGATCCGCGTCGAGCTCGACACTCTCACGAAGGACGACTTCTTCAGGATACTGACCGAGCCCGACAACTCGCTGGTCAAGCAGTACAAGGCCATGATGAAGACCGAGGGCACGCAGATAGAGTTCGACGAGCAGGCGCTGCGCGAGGTCTCCGAGATAGCGGCCGAGGTGAACGCGCAGCTCGAGGACATAGGGGCGCGGCGCCTGCACACGGTGATGGAGAAGCTGCTCGAGGAGCTCTCGTTCACCGCGCCGGAGCGCTCGCCCCAGTCGGTCACGATCGACAGGAAATACGTGAGCGAGAGCCTCTCCGACATCGTGAGGGACCGCGACCTGTCGCGATACATACTGTAG
- the argF gene encoding ornithine carbamoyltransferase: MPRHLLTMFDFTADEITGLMKRAAELKKMQRAGKRHRPLEGRTLGMVFEKSSTRTRVSFEVGMYQLGGHALNLTTQASQLGRGETYEDTSRVLSRYVDGIMMRTFEQRRIERVASASSVPVINGLSDLVHPCQVLTDMFTVVENTGSIRDRRIAYVGDGNNMANSWINAAIILGFSLSLGCPEGYDPAGMILDKVKDGGYSNIRLVRDPREAVKDADVINTDTWVSMGQEGEGEQEKLKVFRPYQVNAQLLSLAKKDAIVLHCLPAHRGDEITDEVMDGPQSRVFDQAENRLHVQKAILEKLMG, translated from the coding sequence ATGCCGAGACACCTGCTCACCATGTTCGATTTCACCGCCGACGAGATCACTGGCCTCATGAAGCGCGCCGCGGAGCTCAAGAAGATGCAGAGGGCGGGCAAGCGCCACAGGCCACTGGAGGGCAGGACGCTGGGCATGGTCTTCGAGAAGTCGTCCACGCGCACCAGGGTCTCGTTCGAGGTGGGGATGTACCAGCTAGGCGGCCACGCCCTCAACCTCACCACCCAGGCATCCCAGCTCGGCCGCGGCGAGACCTACGAGGACACCTCCCGCGTTCTCTCCCGCTACGTGGACGGCATCATGATGCGCACCTTCGAGCAGAGGAGGATAGAGAGGGTGGCGTCGGCATCGAGCGTGCCTGTGATCAACGGGCTTTCCGACCTCGTCCACCCCTGCCAGGTGCTGACCGACATGTTCACCGTCGTCGAGAACACGGGCTCCATCAGGGACCGGCGAATAGCGTACGTCGGCGACGGCAACAACATGGCCAACTCCTGGATCAACGCGGCGATCATCCTGGGCTTTTCGCTCTCCCTCGGCTGCCCGGAGGGCTACGACCCCGCCGGGATGATACTGGACAAGGTCAAGGACGGCGGCTATTCAAACATAAGGCTCGTGCGCGACCCGCGCGAGGCGGTGAAGGATGCGGATGTGATCAACACCGACACGTGGGTGAGCATGGGGCAGGAGGGCGAGGGCGAACAGGAAAAGCTCAAGGTGTTCCGGCCTTACCAGGTGAACGCCCAGCTGCTCTCGCTGGCGAAGAAAGACGCCATCGTCCTGCACTGCCTTCCCGCGCACCGCGGCGACGAGATCACCGACGAGGTGATGGACGGGCCGCAGTCGAGGGTGTTCGACCAGGCGGAGAACAGGCTGCACGTGCAGAAGGCGATACTTGAGAAGCTGATGGGCTGA
- a CDS encoding adenylosuccinate synthase — translation MANVIVVGTQWGDEGKGKIIDLLTPQADVVVRYQGGANAGHTMVIGGQRTILHLVPSGILHERCLCIIGNGVVLDPKVLIDEIDGLQQQGYLKDKSRLAVSQSAHLVLPYHKVIDQLREESLGGARIGTTGRGIGPAYEDKVSRLGIRAGDLMDPDVLKSRLDAVLPMKNRQIEMLGGKAVVYDELMDSAAEWSRLLSRHVCDAEQLLHRKIKEGAKILFEGAQGTALDVDHGTYPYVTSSNTVAGAACCGAGVGPTMIDGVLGITKAYTTRVGNGPFPTELRDGTGEYLQEKGREFGSTTGRRRRCGWFDAVVVRHAARVNGLTMLAVTKLDVLSGLERLRICTGYRCEGNVIDDFPAELAQFERIEPVYEEMPGWDGDISAARTLGELPREAQDYLARIADIVEVPISLVSVGSERSAHMILKSPF, via the coding sequence ATGGCAAACGTGATTGTGGTGGGGACTCAGTGGGGCGACGAGGGCAAGGGGAAGATCATCGACCTGCTCACGCCGCAGGCGGACGTGGTCGTACGCTACCAGGGCGGCGCAAACGCGGGCCACACGATGGTCATAGGCGGGCAGAGGACCATCCTCCACCTCGTCCCGTCCGGCATCCTCCACGAGAGGTGCCTGTGCATCATCGGCAACGGCGTCGTCTTGGACCCCAAGGTCCTCATCGACGAGATCGACGGGCTCCAACAGCAGGGGTATCTCAAGGACAAATCCAGGCTCGCTGTGAGCCAGAGCGCCCACCTCGTGCTCCCTTATCATAAGGTCATCGACCAGCTCAGGGAGGAGTCTCTCGGCGGCGCGAGGATCGGGACCACCGGCAGGGGCATAGGCCCTGCCTATGAGGACAAGGTCTCGCGCCTCGGGATAAGGGCGGGCGATCTCATGGACCCCGACGTCCTCAAGTCGAGGCTCGACGCGGTGCTTCCGATGAAGAACCGCCAGATCGAGATGCTGGGCGGGAAAGCGGTTGTCTATGACGAGCTCATGGACTCCGCCGCGGAGTGGTCCAGGCTGCTTTCGCGCCACGTGTGCGACGCCGAGCAGCTCCTCCACCGGAAGATCAAGGAGGGGGCGAAGATACTGTTCGAGGGCGCGCAGGGCACCGCTCTCGACGTGGACCACGGGACCTATCCCTACGTCACTTCGTCCAACACGGTCGCGGGCGCGGCGTGCTGCGGCGCGGGCGTGGGCCCCACGATGATCGACGGGGTCCTCGGCATCACCAAGGCGTACACCACCCGCGTCGGGAACGGCCCGTTCCCCACGGAGCTTCGCGACGGGACCGGCGAGTACCTGCAGGAGAAGGGCAGGGAGTTCGGATCCACCACCGGCCGCAGGCGCCGGTGCGGCTGGTTTGACGCGGTGGTGGTGCGACACGCGGCGCGGGTCAACGGCCTCACCATGCTCGCGGTCACCAAGCTGGACGTGCTCTCCGGGCTGGAGAGGCTCAGGATCTGCACCGGCTACCGCTGCGAGGGGAACGTCATAGACGACTTCCCGGCGGAGCTCGCGCAGTTTGAGCGGATCGAGCCGGTCTACGAGGAGATGCCCGGCTGGGATGGCGACATCTCGGCCGCGCGCACCCTGGGGGAACTCCCCCGCGAGGCGCAGGACTACCTCGCCCGCATCGCGGATATCGTCGAGGTCCCCATCTCCCTCGTCTCGGTCGGCTCCGAGCGCAGCGCCCACATGATACTCAAGAGCCCATTCTGA
- a CDS encoding RsmB/NOP family class I SAM-dependent RNA methyltransferase gives MDAIDHAACVLRMFEIEPAPLDRLLDSYLKDHPEMNSRQRRVVARAVYGVARWGRRIDACMRLAGIARPDHRLRAEAYLRWHPCDDFERMRAALRPDPRLDGLDVEAVGIERFPGGDAAFFSFPDFLYGALVDRFGAQGAREMAKVLNDPMGPTLRVNTLRAGREELIERLRAEGIGATPTPRSPFGLRLSIRSNFRGLRSFTDGLFEAQDESSQLAAILSDARPGERVLDACAGAGGKSLALAAMMGGRGEILAFDSKGRGRKEFARRAARAGARCARTVGAAALDSEGAAFDMVFVDAPCTGTGTLRRAPDLKWRIDAETAGGMAALQSGLLERCARLVRPGGRLLYATCSLLAEENERVVARFIARGGFETVDAGEVMLRRGVDPGGIVTDQGFLFTDPRLGDWDGFFAALLKRG, from the coding sequence ATGGACGCCATCGATCATGCAGCATGCGTCCTGCGCATGTTCGAGATCGAGCCCGCGCCGCTCGACCGGCTGCTCGACTCCTACCTGAAAGACCATCCTGAAATGAACTCCAGGCAGCGCAGGGTAGTGGCCCGCGCGGTCTACGGCGTGGCCCGCTGGGGAAGAAGGATCGACGCCTGCATGCGGCTCGCCGGCATCGCAAGGCCCGACCACAGGCTGCGCGCCGAGGCCTACCTGCGCTGGCACCCGTGCGACGACTTCGAGCGCATGCGCGCCGCGCTCCGCCCTGATCCGCGGCTGGACGGGCTGGACGTGGAAGCGGTCGGCATCGAGCGTTTTCCCGGCGGCGACGCGGCCTTCTTCTCGTTCCCTGATTTTCTCTACGGCGCGCTCGTCGATCGGTTCGGCGCGCAGGGCGCGCGCGAGATGGCAAAGGTCCTCAACGACCCCATGGGCCCTACGCTCAGGGTCAACACGCTGCGCGCGGGGAGGGAGGAGTTGATCGAAAGGCTCCGAGCGGAGGGGATCGGTGCGACGCCGACGCCGCGCTCCCCATTCGGGCTCAGGCTGTCGATCCGGTCGAACTTCCGCGGCCTTCGCTCGTTCACGGACGGCCTCTTCGAGGCGCAGGACGAGTCGAGCCAGCTGGCGGCGATCCTCTCCGACGCGCGGCCGGGGGAGAGGGTGCTGGACGCGTGCGCGGGCGCGGGAGGCAAGTCGCTCGCGCTCGCCGCAATGATGGGGGGCCGAGGCGAGATACTCGCCTTCGACAGTAAGGGGCGCGGCAGGAAGGAGTTCGCGAGGCGCGCGGCGCGGGCTGGGGCGAGGTGCGCAAGGACCGTCGGTGCAGCGGCGCTCGATAGTGAGGGCGCGGCGTTCGACATGGTCTTCGTGGACGCGCCCTGCACAGGGACCGGGACGCTCAGGCGCGCCCCTGACCTCAAGTGGCGCATCGACGCCGAGACCGCGGGCGGGATGGCGGCTTTGCAGTCTGGGCTGCTCGAGCGCTGTGCGCGCCTTGTGAGGCCCGGCGGGAGGCTGCTCTACGCCACGTGCAGCCTGCTCGCGGAGGAGAACGAACGCGTCGTCGCGCGGTTTATCGCACGCGGCGGATTTGAGACGGTCGATGCCGGGGAGGTCATGTTGCGGCGCGGCGTCGATCCGGGCGGGATCGTCACCGATCAGGGTTTTCTTTTTACAGATCCGCGGCTCGGCGACTGGGACGGGTTCTTCGCAGCGCTGCTGAAGCGGGGATAA
- a CDS encoding response regulator, translated as MRQKDVLTTFEAAKLCRVSYNTIKNWIKRGLLNAYRTAGGHLRINSEDIRIFCREHGIPMDDRAAPAPRKLLVVDDEEVIRTAIQDALRGFPEKIEVYTASDGFEAGTIMESVKPDIVILDLVMPGMDGFKVCQSIRRSPALSHVKIMVLTGFGSERNVDRAKELGADVCLSKPIDRAALFESVADMLKPRKGVRAVRPKKKRVRKG; from the coding sequence ATGCGCCAGAAGGACGTGCTCACCACATTCGAGGCTGCGAAGCTCTGCAGGGTCAGCTACAACACGATCAAGAACTGGATAAAGAGGGGGCTGCTCAACGCCTACCGCACCGCCGGCGGCCACCTCCGGATCAACTCCGAGGACATACGGATATTCTGCCGCGAACACGGGATACCCATGGACGACAGGGCGGCGCCGGCCCCCAGGAAGCTCCTGGTCGTCGACGACGAGGAGGTGATCCGCACGGCGATCCAGGACGCGCTGCGCGGTTTTCCGGAGAAGATCGAGGTCTACACGGCATCGGACGGCTTCGAGGCGGGCACGATCATGGAGTCTGTGAAGCCCGACATCGTGATACTCGATCTTGTCATGCCGGGCATGGACGGCTTCAAGGTGTGCCAGAGCATCAGGCGCTCGCCCGCGCTCTCCCACGTGAAGATAATGGTGCTCACCGGCTTCGGCTCGGAGCGCAACGTCGATCGCGCAAAGGAGCTCGGCGCCGACGTCTGCCTCTCGAAGCCGATCGATCGCGCCGCGCTGTTCGAGAGCGTCGCTGACATGCTGAAGCCCCGCAAGGGTGTCAGGGCCGTCAGGCCCAAGAAGAAGAGGGTGAGGAAGGGTTGA
- a CDS encoding PAS domain-containing protein, protein MSPVRKRPGLSSAQIYSAFVEAVDDLVYVVDREGRYAMFNRRGLEECGFRQEDVIGRTPVEAFGPAMGRPFMRNNAQVISSGKPLALQEWIAIKGVSRCYSTSLNPVLDAHGEVRAVIGISRDITDMKRMVEELQIGSERAKSMFRQRVHFEHMVREIVRSSITRHRMNDFLGSVISILGEGLEVSRSYFFLYDHERQTASNTHEWVAPGVEPTREMLQDVPIGAQPWWSKEMLAGRIVCLEDVSAAPSAELVELLNSTSVKSVLSIPIFVFGRPHGFIGFDQCDRSRRWDDVDIELLSSACRIVAQKIERSRLEEEMLGAERLAAMGRLSQVFAHEINNPLQGILLHLEALAGHVGEGGMGTYGHVLEGFKRISEIIGRLSEASRSKVEFAPVDVNEVLRSAFGLLSSKADRGINIRWFLDERLPRVSGDEKRLHQAALNILINALDSMQEGGELTISTSGRGEAVEIEVSDTGCGIEENDIPYLFEPFFTTKGRSGTGLGLFVSHSIVTEHGGNIQVFSAKGQGTAVRMTLPVGRKGGAK, encoded by the coding sequence ATGAGCCCAGTCAGGAAGCGCCCCGGGCTGTCAAGCGCACAGATATACAGCGCCTTCGTCGAGGCGGTGGACGACCTCGTCTATGTGGTGGACCGCGAAGGCCGCTATGCGATGTTCAACAGGCGCGGCCTCGAGGAGTGCGGCTTCAGGCAGGAGGATGTGATCGGCAGGACGCCGGTGGAGGCGTTCGGGCCCGCGATGGGCCGCCCCTTCATGCGCAACAACGCGCAGGTCATCTCGTCAGGCAAGCCGCTGGCCCTGCAGGAGTGGATCGCGATAAAGGGCGTGAGCCGCTGTTACTCGACCTCGCTCAACCCTGTCCTCGACGCGCACGGCGAGGTGAGGGCGGTCATAGGGATAAGCCGCGACATAACCGACATGAAGAGGATGGTGGAGGAGCTCCAGATCGGCTCCGAGCGGGCGAAGTCCATGTTCCGCCAGCGCGTCCACTTCGAGCACATGGTCAGGGAGATAGTGCGCAGCTCGATCACGCGCCACCGCATGAACGATTTCCTCGGCTCGGTGATATCGATCCTCGGGGAGGGGCTTGAGGTGAGCCGCTCCTACTTCTTCCTCTACGACCACGAGCGGCAGACGGCCAGCAACACCCACGAGTGGGTGGCGCCCGGCGTCGAGCCCACGAGGGAGATGCTGCAGGATGTGCCGATCGGCGCGCAGCCGTGGTGGAGCAAAGAGATGCTGGCGGGCAGGATCGTCTGCCTGGAGGATGTCTCTGCGGCCCCGTCCGCAGAGCTCGTCGAGTTGCTCAACTCCACGTCGGTGAAATCGGTGCTCTCGATCCCCATCTTCGTCTTCGGCAGGCCCCACGGGTTCATCGGCTTCGACCAGTGCGACCGCAGCCGTCGCTGGGACGATGTAGACATCGAGCTCTTGAGCAGCGCCTGCAGGATAGTGGCGCAGAAGATCGAGCGCAGCAGGCTCGAGGAGGAGATGCTCGGCGCCGAGAGGCTGGCCGCCATGGGAAGGCTCAGCCAGGTCTTCGCCCACGAGATCAACAACCCTCTTCAGGGCATACTGCTCCACCTCGAGGCGCTGGCCGGCCACGTGGGCGAGGGCGGCATGGGCACCTACGGTCACGTGCTGGAGGGGTTCAAACGCATATCGGAGATCATAGGAAGGCTCTCCGAGGCCTCGCGGTCGAAGGTGGAGTTCGCTCCGGTCGACGTCAACGAGGTGCTCAGGAGCGCGTTCGGGCTCCTCTCCAGCAAAGCGGACAGGGGGATCAACATCCGGTGGTTCCTCGACGAGAGGCTGCCCAGGGTGTCAGGCGACGAGAAGAGGCTGCACCAGGCGGCGCTCAACATCCTCATCAACGCCCTCGACAGCATGCAGGAGGGCGGCGAGCTCACCATATCCACCTCGGGCCGCGGGGAGGCGGTGGAGATCGAGGTGTCCGACACGGGCTGCGGCATAGAGGAGAACGACATCCCCTATCTCTTCGAGCCGTTCTTCACGACCAAGGGGAGATCGGGCACCGGGCTCGGCCTGTTCGTCTCCCACTCGATCGTGACCGAGCACGGGGGCAACATACAGGTCTTCAGCGCGAAGGGGCAGGGCACCGCCGTGCGGATGACGCTGCCGGTGGGGCGGAAGGGGGGGGCGAAATGA
- the mtgA gene encoding monofunctional biosynthetic peptidoglycan transglycosylase, with amino-acid sequence MRSSRLALRGALLMTAAMTAGLAWCLWITKCVSTPPVAHLVFARPGVTSYMRADRSGPLKFSWKPLSGISPYLRQAVVIAEDDRFYSHNGYDIEAIKDAARVNLRRGRFSRGGSTITMQLARNLYLSPDKSLLRKFKELMIALKIERTLSKERILELYLNVVEWGGGIYGAEAASRHYFGKAAADLSRGEAAFLASILPRPRFYDRRRDAPSSQRRASVIQGRL; translated from the coding sequence ATGAGATCATCGCGGCTCGCCCTGCGGGGCGCCCTCCTCATGACCGCGGCGATGACGGCGGGGCTCGCCTGGTGCCTCTGGATCACCAAGTGCGTGAGCACGCCTCCGGTCGCTCATCTTGTCTTCGCGAGGCCCGGGGTGACCTCGTACATGCGCGCTGACCGCAGCGGGCCTTTGAAGTTTTCCTGGAAACCGCTCTCCGGGATATCGCCGTACCTCAGGCAGGCGGTGGTGATAGCGGAGGACGACCGCTTCTATTCGCACAACGGCTATGACATCGAGGCGATCAAGGACGCGGCCAGGGTCAACCTCAGGCGCGGCCGTTTCTCTCGCGGCGGCTCCACCATCACCATGCAGCTGGCGCGCAACCTCTATCTGTCCCCCGACAAGTCGCTGCTGAGGAAGTTCAAGGAGCTCATGATCGCGCTCAAGATCGAGCGCACCCTTTCGAAGGAGCGGATACTGGAGCTGTATCTCAACGTGGTGGAGTGGGGCGGCGGCATCTACGGCGCCGAGGCCGCCTCCAGGCACTACTTCGGGAAGGCGGCGGCCGATCTGAGCAGGGGCGAGGCGGCATTTCTCGCCTCCATACTCCCAAGGCCCCGCTTCTACGACAGGCGCAGGGACGCCCCCTCTTCCCAGCGGAGGGCCTCTGTCATACAGGGCCGCCTCTGA
- a CDS encoding dCTP deaminase: MAVKSDRWIWKMAKEQRMIEPFEEGQVRTGISFGLASYGYDFRIADEFKIFDPAGMGVMDPKDFGHVHFRDFKGPVCEIPPNSYVLARTVEYFRIPRDVLTVTYGKSTYARCGVHIHVTPFEPEWEGYATIAISNATKLPARIYAGEGMGQVIFLGADEPCRVSYADKKGKYQAQREITAAKGKG, from the coding sequence ATGGCGGTGAAATCGGACAGGTGGATCTGGAAGATGGCGAAGGAACAGCGCATGATCGAGCCGTTCGAGGAGGGGCAGGTGCGCACCGGCATCTCCTTCGGGCTCGCCTCCTACGGCTACGACTTCCGCATCGCCGACGAGTTCAAGATCTTCGACCCGGCGGGAATGGGGGTGATGGACCCCAAGGATTTCGGCCACGTGCACTTCCGCGACTTCAAGGGGCCGGTCTGCGAGATCCCGCCGAACAGCTACGTGCTTGCGCGAACGGTCGAGTACTTCCGCATACCCAGGGACGTGCTCACGGTCACGTACGGCAAGTCCACCTACGCCCGCTGCGGGGTGCACATCCACGTGACGCCGTTCGAGCCCGAGTGGGAGGGATACGCGACCATCGCGATATCCAACGCCACGAAGCTGCCGGCCCGCATCTACGCGGGCGAGGGGATGGGCCAGGTGATATTCCTGGGCGCAGACGAGCCGTGCCGTGTCTCGTACGCGGACAAGAAGGGCAAGTACCAGGCGCAGAGGGAGATCACCGCTGCGAAGGGAAAGGGCTGA
- a CDS encoding DUF2203 family protein codes for MHELRKYFDLVEAEGMIPELEHLFAELAKIQLKVNDLCRAAEAAGVRIDVEDAIEGRLDCGCRALPAIGARIKELSEEYLDILDDIADTGAVLCDVDLGMVGFHTWFFGREIMLSWQYGEPAIGHWHGLAEDPFERRSLDLLFAQRPGSVSLH; via the coding sequence ATGCACGAGCTGAGAAAATATTTCGACCTCGTGGAGGCGGAGGGCATGATACCGGAGCTGGAGCACCTCTTCGCGGAGCTCGCGAAGATACAGCTCAAGGTCAACGACCTCTGCAGGGCCGCCGAGGCGGCGGGCGTGAGGATAGACGTGGAGGACGCCATCGAGGGCCGCCTCGATTGCGGCTGCCGGGCCTTGCCGGCCATAGGCGCGAGGATAAAGGAGCTCTCCGAGGAGTACCTAGACATCCTCGACGACATCGCGGACACCGGGGCAGTGCTGTGCGACGTGGACCTGGGCATGGTCGGCTTTCACACCTGGTTTTTCGGCCGTGAGATCATGCTCTCGTGGCAGTACGGCGAGCCGGCCATAGGGCACTGGCACGGGCTCGCCGAGGACCCCTTCGAGCGCCGATCGCTCGACCTGCTCTTCGCCCAGCGGCCCGGCTCGGTGAGCTTGCATTGA
- a CDS encoding DnaJ domain-containing protein translates to MKDYYQVLGVPRGASADEIKKSYRRLAKQHHPDVNRGDKAAEEKFKGISEAYNVLSDPEQRRKYDLFSQGGFGGAGPGGFSWQSTGAGPEGFDFRQADFGDLGDLFGELFNMGGVRRKAPRPEWGRSGPEAPVNGHDTYAEVEVAFEEAIAGTERKISIRRGDKVEKLTVKVPAGVDNGSKVRISGKGQPGFGGGRSGDLYLRIHVSPHPDFWREGADVYTEVPITIYDAVLGAAVEVPTLDGHASMKVPSGTEGGQKFRLKGKGAPKLGERGKGDQYVIVKIVPPKDIGSEERKTFEDLALKYPYDPKS, encoded by the coding sequence ATGAAGGACTACTACCAGGTGCTCGGCGTCCCGAGGGGGGCCTCCGCTGACGAGATCAAGAAATCTTACCGCAGGCTCGCCAAGCAGCACCATCCCGACGTGAACCGCGGCGACAAGGCGGCGGAGGAGAAGTTCAAGGGGATCTCCGAGGCCTACAACGTCCTCTCCGACCCGGAGCAACGGAGGAAATACGACCTCTTCAGCCAGGGGGGCTTCGGCGGGGCGGGCCCCGGGGGCTTCAGCTGGCAGTCCACGGGAGCGGGCCCCGAGGGGTTCGACTTCAGGCAGGCGGACTTCGGCGACCTGGGCGATCTCTTCGGCGAGCTCTTCAACATGGGCGGGGTGAGGCGCAAGGCCCCGAGGCCCGAGTGGGGCAGGAGCGGGCCCGAGGCGCCGGTCAACGGCCACGACACCTACGCGGAAGTGGAGGTCGCCTTCGAGGAGGCGATCGCCGGCACGGAGCGCAAGATATCCATACGCCGCGGCGACAAGGTCGAGAAACTCACGGTCAAGGTCCCGGCCGGCGTGGACAACGGCTCCAAGGTCCGCATCTCGGGCAAGGGGCAGCCCGGCTTCGGCGGCGGCCGATCGGGCGACCTGTACCTGCGCATACACGTGAGCCCCCACCCCGACTTCTGGCGCGAGGGGGCGGACGTCTACACCGAGGTCCCCATCACTATATATGATGCGGTGCTGGGGGCCGCGGTCGAGGTCCCCACCCTCGACGGCCACGCCAGCATGAAGGTGCCCTCCGGCACCGAGGGCGGCCAGAAGTTCAGGCTCAAGGGCAAGGGGGCGCCGAAGCTCGGCGAGCGCGGCAAGGGGGACCAGTATGTGATCGTGAAGATCGTTCCGCCCAAAGACATAGGCTCCGAGGAGCGTAAGACCTTCGAGGATCTGGCTCTGAAATATCCGTACGATCCGAAATCGTGA